The genomic segment CCTTTacccattatttcagatagaggcaaACATTTTACTTCACAGTTTTGGGGGACAGACAATCTATGTTACGTAGACTCTTGATCATGAATGTGAATTGTGtcatatttatgagaaagaggctatggGATGAGATAGGaatctttatttatttcatgatctatTATGCTTAcatttttctctatcttcatTAACTCATTCTTTTACAAGACAAAGTATGCCTCCTTGCCGATTTGATGCCTGCAAAAGTGGTGATCAATCACCACTGCACGCcgaccctttgaatgagaatgtgtcttaTGTTAAATTTCAAGTTGCCTTTCAAGCATTGGCCCAAGTTGTTAATTCCAATGTTCTGGGAAACCAACAGGAAGCAGTTCTACTTTAGTAAAATTGTAATTTAGCGAATTCTAGACTTTgggattttatgagaatgaatccagcCGAGATCTATGTGTCAAAGGTGGATAAGGATCCTCATCTCTTTTTTAATGAGGTGAGAAATATTACTAATATTATGTATAGTACTGAAgagaagagtgtagagttggctccTATAGTTTAAAGGATGTTGCCGATGATTGGGTTATTATGTGGAAGGGAGGTAGGGGTGAGAatacagctcctatgagttggaagGTGTTTTAGAATGCTTTTTTGAATAGGTTCTTTCTGAGTGAGATAAGGGACGATAATGCAAGTAATTTTGGACCTTTTGATGATCCACTAGACGACGAGGGACAATTAAATTAAGCGGGGCAAACAAATGTTATCCGTATCCTACCAACCAATAGAAATGGTGTGTTTCATTTGACTAGAGTTATGCTTCACATGTTACAAATGAAAGGATTATATGGGGGTCAAGCATATGAGGACCCAAatgttcatttaaaaaaatttgtgGAAGTTTGTGCATAATTTAACATAGCATATATTACACGAGAATCCATCCGACTTTGACTCTACTAGTTTTTACCAATGGGCAAAACGGTTTTATGGCTTTGCTCACTTCCACCCGGCTCAATCACCTCTTGGGAGGAGTCACTATAGTTTTCCTTGATAGACACTTTCGACCataaaaaatacttcaaaagAGGGATGAGATTGTAAACTTCCAGCAATTGAATGGAGAACCATTGTTTGAAGCATAGGAGAGGCTTAATGGAAAGCTATcccaatgcccaaatcatgaggttcTGAATAAAATGCTCCTTGAGATTTTCTATAGAGCTCTTTACCCATTAAACAAAATGGTTGCGGATAATGTGGCGGGTGGCTCTATTATAAAATTGCATCATCTTGCGGCTTTTCAATTGATAGGTGAATTATCTAAACAAAACCTAGGGTGGCACACTCGTGATATTGATGCTTCTAAAAAAACTTCTACTTTCTTTATACTGACcaataagtaaagaaaataagaagaggAGAAGGAGGAAAACATGGCCAAGATGATGACCCAGCTTGAGCTTCTAATGAAATATGTTATGGGAGTTACAACAAAAGTAGTAAGTTCCATAACATTAAAGCTCATGAAGATGGTGATGAGTCAAACAAGTTGGATGAAGAAATTTGGTACTTTGCAAACTACTCGGGAGGTTCCTGCCCCGCCTAttaaaggcaaggtgggaatcaaggtttgATAGATCGAGACTAAGATAAAGATTGGAGAGATAGAGAACGTGACTATGACCGCTACATTCCTTCTCATGATAGGGCTAAGTCCAAGGAGTCAAATGTCATTGACCCATAAAAGTTCAAGACCAAAGATGTTTTGGCACGAATCTTGAGTAGAGTTTAAGGTACAGACAAAATGGTCCATGAGTTAAAGGGTGACTTCTCCGTACTCTCCCAAAAGGTGGTGTCTCACTCTGCCTCCATTAAATAATTGGAGACCCAATTTGGGCAAATCTCTATGCAACTAAATGCAAGGACTATAGGTGGACTTTTGAGTGACACAATTGCTAACCCAAAGAATGAAGCACAAGTCCTAGAAATTGTCATTAGAAGTGGGAAAGTACTTAAAGAACCCCTTAGAGGAGAAGTGAGTGAAAATATGCCCAAGGACAAGGAAAATGAGGTGACACCTCAAAGATTAAAatcaaatgatgagaaagagctAGATGAAAGCAATGAGAAAGTCGTCGAAGTTGAAAAGCcgcaaagaaaagaaaaggcaaCCATCCATGTTCCTCCTCCGTTTCCTCAATGATTGCATAAAAAGGAAGAGAATGACAAATTGAGAAAATTTATGGCAAAACATAGAAACCTTTCCATAAATATCCCACTACTTGAAGTGATTCAAGAGATTCCAGGATACACTAAGTTAATGAAGAATTTAATGTCCTAGAAGAAGCTTGTTGAAGGTAATACCATTGAAATTACTCATGGGTGTAATGCTATCATGGATAGCAAGTTTgcggaaaagaaaaatgaccccAGAGCCTTCACTATCCCTTGCACCATTGGTGCTCATGAGTTTGCAAAAGCTCTTTGTGACCTTGGTACAAGCATCAACCTAATCCCATATGTCATATATAAGAAACATGGTTTGTACACTACTACACCAACCTCAATGCAACCTTTGATGGCGGACCGGTCCATCAAAAGGCCAATAGGTGTATTGTTTGATGTCCTTGTGAAGGTGGAAAAATTTATTCTCCCTGTGGATTTTGTTGAATTGGATTATGAGATGGACCAAGAGGTGTTTATCATTCTTGGTTGTCCTTTCTTGGCCACTGGGAGAGGCATTGTTGATCTAGATATGGGGGAAATAAAATTTCAGGTGCAAGAAGAAAAGGTATCATTCAAAATTTGCAAGGCAAAGAAGCAAACCACGGAGCTCCAAGTAGTATACGTGGTAGATGTTGAAAATAAGATAGTGCAAGATGAGGGGTTTGAGGACCCTCTATGAGATTGAAAGAAGAAATACATCGTGCCACGATGATAACTATGGCGCTAggtgggaggaaacccaaaaATTCCATGAGAGTGTCTCGTATCCTCTTTTGTTATGTTCTTGTAGTATAGATGTTGTCTTTTGCATTTGAATAATCCATGCATTTGTGTCACTTTGGATTAAATTgaatgagttttgaaaagggtaaAGTGTGAAAGTGTACGTTGAAAATCCGAAAtagaaaattttgtgaaaattgagtaaaatgctaaataggggaaaatagg from the Capsicum annuum cultivar UCD-10X-F1 chromosome 9, UCD10Xv1.1, whole genome shotgun sequence genome contains:
- the LOC124887081 gene encoding uncharacterized protein LOC124887081, with the translated sequence MDSKFAEKKNDPRAFTIPCTIGAHEFAKALCDLGTSINLIPYVIYKKHGLYTTTPTSMQPLMADRSIKRPIGVLFDVLVKVEKFILPVDFVELDYEMDQEVFIILGCPFLATGRGIVDLDMGEIKFQVQEEKVSFKICKAKKQTTELQVVYVVDVENKIVQDEGFEDPL